The Hemibagrus wyckioides isolate EC202008001 linkage group LG25, SWU_Hwy_1.0, whole genome shotgun sequence genome has a segment encoding these proteins:
- the LOC131345578 gene encoding flavin-containing monooxygenase 5-like, which translates to MVKATSLKGWTRLQCFGHRLHLAVEGSLKDKRVERTMGVCRKVVGAFSFSWKKKKELAAAQEEFQLPKHKLIHSMARRVAVIGGGTSGLTCIKCCLDEGLEPVCFESSDDIGGLWRFKETPEAERSSIYQSLVVNTSKGMMCFSDFPMPAHYPNYMHHSMMLKYLQLYAEHFDLLKYLHFQVIISYFFVSNFSDTGQWEVVTENRDGQKGTQVFDAVLVCSGSFTHPVTPLSAFPGIDTFPGKCSHSWEYKDPHSFHGKKVVVIGTGDSSGDIAVEISRVAEKTFLSVREGAWVVGRMSAGGLPLDMNIVTHLNALLLQVFPPALLNWAVERSYNQKYNHRLYGLQPRHRILSQRPVINDDLPGHILQGVLQVTPNVREFRGSTVVFDNEAVEEGIDAVVFCTGYKASFPFLLPSQNSDPVGKVSLYKRVFPLSLERPTLAFIGLINAKGPLMPVMEMQARWATRVFAGITEQEKKDANILTKST; encoded by the exons ATGGTCAAAGCCACCTCTTTAAAAGGTTGGACAAGACTGCAATGCTTTGGGCACCGCCTGCATCTTGCAGTTG AGGGAAGTCTGAAGGACAAACGAGTTGAAAGGACCATGGGTGTGTGCAGAAAGGTTGTTGGtgccttttctttttcatggaaaaagaagaaagaacttGCTGCTGCTCAAGAGGAGTTTCAACTACCAAAACACAAATTG ATCCACAGTATGGCTCGGCGTGTTGCTGTAATTGGAGGAGGAACCTCTGGCTTGACCTGCATAAAGTGCTGTTTGGATGAAGGTCTAGAGCCAGTGTGCTTTGAGAGCAGTGATGACATTGGAGGACTCTGGAGGTTTAAG GAGACCCCAGAGGCTGAACGCTCCAGCATATACCAGTCACTGGTTGTAAATACCTCAAAAGGGATGATGTGCTTTAGTGATTTCCCCATGCCAGCACACTATCCGAACTACATGCACCACTCCATGATGCTGAAATATTTACAGCTGTATGCCGAGCATTTTGACCTGCTCAAGTACCTTCATTTCCAGGTTATCATTAGTTATTTCTTCGTTtcga ACTTCTCTGACACAGGTCAGTGGGAGGTGGTAACTGAGAACAGAGATGGACAAAAAGGAACACAGGTGTTTGATGCGGTACTTGTGTGTTCGGGGAGTTTCACACACCCTGTTACACCCCTCTCAGCATTTCCTG GAATAGACACATTTCCTGGGAAGTGTTCTCACAGTTGGGAATATAAGGATCCACATTCATTCCATGGGAAGAAGGTAGTGGTTATTGGCACTGGTGACTCGAGTGGAGACATTGCTGTGGAGATCAGCAGAGTGGCAGAGAAA ACTTTTCTGAGCGTGCGTGAAGGAGCATGGGTTGTGGGCCGCATGTCTGCTGGTGGTCTGCCTTTGGACATGAACATAGTTACACATCTGAACGCCCTTCTGCTGCAAGTGTTTCCTCCTGCTTTGCTCAACTGGGCAGTGGAGAGATCTTACAATCAGAAATATAACCACAGGCTGTATGGACTGCAGCCCAGACACAG GATACTCAGCCAGCGTCCCGTCATTAATGATGACCTACCAGGACACATCCTTCAAGGGGTTCTGCAGGTTACACCAAACGTGCGAGAGTTCAGAGGCTCGACTGTTGTATTTGATAACGAGGCAGTCGAAGAAGGGATAGATGCAGTTGTTTTCTGTACAGGATACAAGGCAAGCTTCCCATTCTTACTCCCCTCACAGAACAGCGACCCTGTGGGGAAAGTGAGCCTCTATAAAAGAGTCTTCCCTCTATCCCTAGAACGCCCCACACTTGCCTTTATAGGATTAATCAACGCAAAAGGACCTCTAATGCCTGTAATGGAAATGCAGGCACGATGGGCCACTCGAGTCTTTGCAGGTATTACAGAGCAGGAGAAAAAAGATGCCAATATTCTTACAAAATCAACTTAA
- the LOC131346135 gene encoding flavin-containing monooxygenase 5-like, with amino-acid sequence MARRVAVIGGGSSGLTCIKCCLDEGLEPVCFESSDDIGGLWRFKENPESDRASIYHSVIINTSKEMMCFSDFPIPAHFPNYMHNSYIMDYFHMYADHFQLRRYIRLQTKVLNVNQRPDFAQSGQWDIETEDQDGKREKHVFDAVFVCTGHHCHPNLPLKDFPGINTFKGKYFHSRDYKTADEWRNKRVVVIGIGNSGGDIAVELSRVTRQVFLSTRRGSWILNRVGTKGIPIDMIFTRAFQLPMGILPFGFLCNIGEKRINERFNHEMYGLKPKHRLLSQHPTVNDDLPNRLISGTIKVKPNVGEFRGSSVIFEDGTIEDDIDLVVFATGYTFSFPFLQSRVVSVTENKAQLYKYMFPPCLEKSTLAIIGLIQPLGAIMPISEMQARWATRVFKGTCKLPSTSNMLKDIKAKGDSMAKRYVTSQRHTIQVDYLPYMDELATQIGVRPNLLWLFLSDPVLWFRVLFGPSTPYQFRLFGPGQWAGARQAILTQWERVTQPFKTRCVPMQESHHSHLPLLLSVSAAALLSTVYFTRSNMPSFLPDITSFLERLQSYLPLPMLRQ; translated from the exons ATGGCTCGGCGAGTTGCTGTGATCGGAGGAGGAAGCTCTGGACTGACCTGCATTAAGTGTTGCTTGGATGAAGGTCTGGAGCCAGTGTGCTTCGAAAGCAGTGATGACATTGGAGGACTCTGGAGGTTTAAG GAGAATCCTGAGTCTGACAGGGCCAGCATCTATCATTCAGTGATCATCAACACCTCAAAGGAAATGATGTGTTTCAGCGATTTCCCCATTCCAGCTCATTTCCCAAACTACATGCACAATTCTTACATTATGGACTACTTTCACATGTATGCTGATCACTTCCAGCTCAGGCGCTATATCCGCTTGCAG ACGAAAGTACTTAATGTCAATCAAAGACCAGATTTTGCTCAGTCTGGTCAGTGGGACATTGAGACAGAAGACCAGgatgggaagagagagaaacatgtgTTTGATGCTGTGTTTGTCTGCACCGGACACCACTGTCACCCTAATCTTCCTCTGAAAGATTTTCCAG GTATAAACACTTTCAAGGGGAAATACTTCCACAGTCGCGACTATAAGACTGCAGATGAATGGCGGAACAAGAGAGTGGTTGTGATTGGAATTGGTAATTCAGGAGGCGACATTGCTGTGGAGCTCAGCAGGGTGACCAGACAG GTTTTCCTGAGCACTCGGAGAGGCTCCTGGATCCTGAATCGTGTAGGAACAAAAGGCATTCCAATAGATATGATTTTTACCAGGGCATTTCAATTGCCCATGGGTATTCTGCCCTTTGGGTTCTTATGCAACATAGGAGAGAAGAGGATCAATGAGAGATTTAACCATGAAATGTATGGGCTGAAGCCGAAACACAG ATTGCTCAGCCAGCACCCTACGGTAAATGATGATCTGCCAAATCGACTCATTTCTGGCACCATCAAGGTGAAGCCAAATGTGGGTGAATTCCGTGGCTCCAGTGTCATCTTTGAGGATGGGACCATTGAGGACGACATTGACCTGGTGGTGTTTGCCACAGGCTACactttctcttttcccttccTGCAAAGCCGTGTGGTCTCAGTCACAGAGAACAAGGCACAGCTCTACAAGTATATGTTCCCTCCATGCCTTGAAAAATCCACTCTGGCCATCATTGGCCTCATCCAACCTTTGGGAGCCATCATGCCCATCTCTGAGATGCAGGCTCGCTGGGCCACGCGTGTCTTCAAAG GGACTTGTAAGCTTCCATCAACAAGCAACATGCTGAAAGACATTAAAGCGAAGGGAGACAGTATGGCAAAGAG GTATGTAACCTCCCAGAGACATACCATCCAGGTAGATTACCTCCCCTACATGGATGAGCTGGCCACACAAATAGGTGTGCGTCCCAACCTCCTGTGGCTGTTCCTGAGTGATCCTGTTTTGTGGTTTAGAGTTTTGTTCGGTCCCAGCACACCTTACCAGTTTCGGCTATTTGGGCCGGGTCAGTGGGCCGGGGCTCGTCAGGCCATCCTCACCCAGTGGGAGCGTGTAACCCAGCCATTCAAGACACGCTGTGTCCCTATGCAGGAGTCACATCACTCccatcttcctctcctcctgtctGTGTCTGCTGCTGCTCTACTGTCGACTGTCTACTTTACCAGGTCCAACATGCCTAGTTTCCTCCCAGACATCACGTCCTTCCTGGAGAGGCTACAATCTTACCTGCCTCTACCTATGTTGAGGCAGTGA
- the LOC131346136 gene encoding dimethylaniline monooxygenase [N-oxide-forming] 2-like produces MSEGVWVVGRMSTGGLPWDMNRVTHLNTLFLQLFPQALLSWAVERSYNQKFNHRLYGLQPCHRRSSLITAALKMDYITYLDSIAEEIGVHPNLLWLFLMDPGLGLVPAHRTSLG; encoded by the exons ATGAGTGAAGGAGTATGGGTGGTGGGCCGTATGTCTACTGGTGGCCTGCCTTGGGATATGAACAGGGTTACACATCTGAACACTCTTTTCCTGCAACTGTTTCCTCAAGCTCTTCTCAGCTGGGCAGTGGAGAGATCTTACAATCAGAAATTTAACCACAGGCTGTACGGACTGCAGCCTTGCCACAG ACGCTCTAGTCTAATTACAGCTGCTCTCAAGATGGACTATATCACTTACTTGGATTCCATTGCAGAGGAAATCGGTGTGCATCCCAACCTCTTGTGGTTGTTCTTGATGGATCCTGGTTTGGGTTTGGTCCCTGCACACCGCACAAGTTTAGGCTGA